AGAAAATGGAGTATATGTGCCATCTACAGTACTTGCATTGAAAATCGCAAGAACTCTTAATTGCACTGTGGAAGAAGTATTTCAATTACCTCAATAAAAAATTTGCTAACAATGTGTGCGCTATATCATTACAACCGTACCCCGTTCGTTTTCAGGTTGCGGTTGAGTTTTTAGGTTGAGAAGCATAAAGTTGAAATTGGGGGGCGTTAACACATTCGTTAACAACCCGTTAACACATAAGGTAATCATCTGTCTAAGCCTGTCTGAGCTTTCCGAAGTTACCAATGGGGGGAGCCGTGAAAAAGTTATAAGCATGAAAGCTCAGTTACGTATTAATTTTAAGGTAGTAAGAGTGGTGATGAAATGGTGTGTGGTGTAATGACCCAACACAGGATAAACTCGGCAATATTGCTAGCGTTCTCAGTCCTTTTGGTGGCTTAGAAAGATGCCGGAGAGCCTGAAAGATCCCATCTGCGGCATGACCGTTACTGAGGAGGCGGCAGTTGGCGTTCGGGAGCACAGTGGCGTCAAGTACGGATTCTGTGCCCAGTACTGCCTCGACCTTTTCGACAGCGACCCCGACCGGTTCGCACAACCGGTATCCGACCTGACAGGTCAAATAAGTCCTGTCAGGTCGGAGGAACAGTCGTTCACAGACCCCGTTTGCGGCATGACCGTAACAGCCGAATCCGCCGCCTGTAGCCACACTCATGATGGCATAACCTACCACTTCTGCGCCGAACATTGCCTCCGCAAGTTCAAAACGGACCCGGGAGCTTATCTCGGTAAAGACGATTATGCCGGGATGCCTGCTGGTTACGATGGTGGTTCGACGAAATATACTTGTCCGATGGACCTCGAGGTGATCCAAGACGGGCCCGGGAGTTGTCCCGTCTGCGGCATGGCACTGGAGCCGATTGAGGTGACCCTCGAGGAAGAGGAAAATCCCGAACTTATCTATATGAGTCGCAGATTCTGGTGGAGTCTTGCAATGACGGTTCCCATCGTTGTCATCGCCATGGGTGAAATGGTTTTTGGGTGGGATCTGGTCTCACCGTGGGCGGGGAAGTGGATACAGCTCGTTCTGGCGACAGCGGTGGTTCTGTGGGGAGGCAAACCGTTCTTCGAGCGCGCGTGGGCTTCCGTCGTTAACAAAAACCTGAACATGTTTACACTCATCGGTATGGGGACGGGCGTCGCCTATGGATACAGCCTTGTGGCCGCGCTCTTTCCCGATATCTTCCCCGCGGCGTTTCGCGGTCTGGGCGGCGAGGTGGCTGTCTACTTTGAAGCCGCCGCTATGATCATAACCCTTGTTCTTCTCGGGCAGGTCCTTGAGCTGAAGGCGCGGGACAAGACCAGCGGCGCCATCAAGGCTCTCTTGGGACTTGCGCCAAAGAGAGCACGGATCGTCCGGGAGGATGGAACGGAAGAGGATATTCCCCTTGAGCAGGTTCAACCCGGCGATCGTCTTCGCGTCCGGCCCGGAGAGAAGATTCCTGTTGACGGTTCGGTTGTGGAGGGGACCAGTTCGGTGGATGAATCGATGGTAACGGGCGAACCGATGCCGGTGGAGAAACGCAGCGGCGATAGCGTCATAGGCGCCACGGTGAACGGGACGGGTAGTTTTCTCATGGAGGCTCAACGGGTCGGTGGCGATACCTTGCTCTCCCAGATTATCCAGATGGTGAGCGAGGCTCAGAGAAGCCGTGCCCCCATCCAGAGCCTTGCAGACAGGGTCGCTTCCTTCTTTGTGCCAGCGGTGGTGGGGATCAGCATTGTGACGTTCATCGTCTGGGCTCTGTTTGGTCCGGAGCCGAAGATGGCCTACGCCGTGGTGAATGCCGTGGCGGTACTGATCATCGCCTGCCCCTGCGCCCTGGGACTGGCGACGCCAATGTCCATCATGGTAGGAATCGGCAAGGGTGCTACGGGAGGTGTCCTCATCAAGAATGCCGAAGCCTTAGAGACCATGGAGAAAGTAAATACACTCGTCGTTGACAAAACCGGGACGCTAACGGAAGGAAAGCCGGTACTGACAGCGGTGGAAGTATCTGGCGGCACCGATGAAGATGAGTTGTTGCGGATGGTGGCAAGTGTGGAGCAGGCAAGCGAACATCCTCTGGGAGAAGCTATCGTCGAAGCAGCGGTGGAGAAAGGCCTCAAACTGACGAGAGTCGAACAGTTTAACTCCGCTACGGGGAAGGGGATCACCGGCAGAATCGATGGCCAGGTGGTAGCAGTGGGGAACAGAAGATTCTTCAGAGATCTGGGGATTGAGTTGGGTCAACTTGTGGAGAAAGGTGACGCACATCGGCGGGGAGGCGAAACGGTGATGTTCGTAGCGGTAGATGGGGAGGCTGCGGGAATCTTTACGGTGGGTGACCTTGTGAAGGAAACAACACCTGCCACTATTACGAGGCTGCGGCGGGATGGCATTCACCTGGTAATGCTGACAGGGGACAACAGGACTACGGCTGAAGCGGTGGCACGTCGCCTCGGCATCGATGAAGTGCATGCGCAGGTTTTGCCTGATGAAAAGAACCAGACTATCGCAAGACTCCACAGTGAGGGTAGAGTAGTGGCTATGGCGGGGGACGGGATCAACGATGCACCGGCATTGGCGCAAGCCGATATCGGTATCGCTATGGGCACTGGCACCGACGTAGCCATGGAGAGCGCAGAGATCACACTCGTTAATGGTGATCTCACCGGAATAGTCCGGGCTAGGGAACTGAGCCGGCGCACCATGCGCAATATCCGTCAGAATCTGTTCTGGGCGTTTGTCTACAATTCAGTTGGTGTGCCGGTAGCGGCGGGCATTTTGTATCCCTTTTTCGGGATTCTCCTGAGCCCTATCATCGCCGCGGCGGCTATGAGTTTCAGTTCTGTCTCTGTCATTGGGAACGCCCTTCGCCTTCGCAATCTGAAATTCGAGCAGACAGCATAAACCGAAAGGAGAAAAGGTGGTTATGAGAATTGAAAGAGAAGTTAGAATGAGATTGATCAATGGTGTAATTATCCTGGCTACTGCCTGTGCTTTTGTGGGATGCGGTGAAGCCAAGGCGCACACCGATGTCGATCTGCCAACGATGCAGTGCAGTATGTGCAAGAAAACTATTGAGACGGCTCTTGCTGACGTGCAAGGAATCACAAAGGCGGAAGTTGATATGGAAAAAAAGGTGGCACACATTACCTACAAGGCTTCTGTTATCGATCTCGCTACTATAGAGAAGACCATTGCCACGGTCGGCTATCAGGCGAACGAGATGCCGGCCGATCCAGAAGCTTATTCCGATCTCGATAAATGCTGCAAACTTCCTTCCAGCAATTGAGAGAAAAGTACTGGGAATTGGGGTTAGCTCTAATACTTCCGGCGGCTCGATGGGGAGTCCTTCAGTAGTGGGAAACATTAATCCCGGGTGTGGAAGCGGTTATCCTAGAATGGTCGCTGTAGGTGACGAAATGATGATGGTCTGGACTACTCCCGGAGAGCAGTCACAGATTGAGATAAAACGGTTCAAGATCCGCCCAATCCCATCGTAGCACTCCACGGACGCTTCTTTTTATAGTTGGCTGGCTCCGATGGTATATACCACTTTTTTCTTGACTTTTAGCTAAAATCTGGCTATCATCCCTGCACTGATAATGACTGATGATCTCGGAGCGGTCACAATATCTTCCTCTTTTGCCCCTAAACTTTCCGAAAGAAAGTGACCTATCACTCTCCCTTATTTTTGAGAAGTGGATTGGTCATACATCATAACAAACCAAGTAGGAGGGTAGAATATGGCTGGCTTAAAAGACACATTTGCCACAGTAACCGGTTGGGCCAAAGACATAGTAAATCTGGGCTTCGCATTAGCCCTTGTGTTTTTGGTAGTGGACGTTCTGTTCGGTGATACCACCGGCATTGTGGGCAACGTCGCTGATCTTGTCGCCAGTTTCACTGATGAAGGCGTGGTAGGGCTTATTACCTTCCTTGCTTTCCTGTCGATCTACAGATCATAGAGCTAGTTAAGTAGAGTGGTCGTCCTCTCATTCGGGGAGGACGAACACTCTATTATCGATTCATCTGTCCGTGAGATCCTCCCCATTCGATGGGGGAGGTATACGTAAAGCAGATAGAAAGGGGAATCAACCTATGGCATCATTAAGAGACACCCTGAAGAGTACCACAGGCTGGCTGAAGGATATCTTCGATTTTGGTATAGCGCTTGTTCTTCTATTTGTCGTTATCGACATACTTTTTCCCGGGACGACAGGCGTGGTTGAAAACGTTGGGGGAATCGTCAGCAGTTTTGCATCCGAAGGCATAGTAGGCCTTATTGCTCTGCTGGTATTCCTCTGGATCTACAAAAGCTAGACCGACATATCAGTAGTCCGTCGTCCTTAAACGGCGGTCAGTCCATCCCAACCTGTTTCGGCGGTGATGTTCTTTACCGCAGCGGATTGGGATTTTCATTGTATGTAGTTTCTGATAATGAACAGACCTCCAATTGACTTGGTTTTAGCGAGGGTCAAGCGTAACTTCGCCGCCGGAAAAGGAGGATAATTCTAGTGGATTTTCTATACGGTCAAACAGGTGGTGCAGCTGGTGGAGGCTTCCTTGGATTCCTGCCGTTTATCCTTATCATGTTTGTGATTTATTTTCTCATGATTCGACCGCAGATGAAGCAGCAAAAGGAAAAGAAAGAGATGCTGACTAATCTGAAGAAAGGTGACAAGGTGGTTACTTCCGGAGGAATTCACGGAACAGTTGCTGGATTCAAGGAGAAGGACTCTATCGTGATCCTAAGTGTGGGTAAAAATGTCGACTTGCGCGTCAGTAAATCGGCGGTGGCAGGACTTGCCGGATCCAAGAAAGAAAACTAGGATTCGAAGTGGTGCGTCTTCCAGTGGTAATCTATGGTGACAACATCCTGCGCAGGAAAATGATGCCTGTGCAAAACTTCGAAGAGGCTACCGAACTGGTCGATGATATGTTCGACACTATGTATGAGGAGGATGGGATCGGACTGGCGGCTAATCAGATAGCCAGAGATCTCAACTTGATGGTTGTGGATATCACTCATACGGATGAGTGGGATATACCTTTTGCATTTGTTAATGGCGAGATTCTTGAGAGATGGGGGGAATCGGTCATGGAGGAGGGATGTCTCAGTTTACCGGAAATCAGGGTAGAAGTGAAGCGTGCCGAAAAAGTCCGTTTTGCCTATCAGGATCTGAACGGTGAAAAACATGTAAACGAGTACACAGGTTTAATGGCTCGAGTCATACAGCATGAGATGGATCATCTGAATGGCAGGGTCATTGTTGATCACGCCAGCCCCCTTCAGAAACAGCGCTTCAGTAGCCGACTTAAAGAACTTGAATCCGGTCACGGCGGTTTAATCCGAAGTTCTTCTTAAGAGGACTTAAATTTAACTCTCGCGCGATGCGCATCGTCTTT
This is a stretch of genomic DNA from Candidatus Neomarinimicrobiota bacterium. It encodes these proteins:
- a CDS encoding transcriptional regulator; translation: ENGVYVPSTVLALKIARTLNCTVEEVFQLPQ
- a CDS encoding heavy metal translocating P-type ATPase; its protein translation is MPESLKDPICGMTVTEEAAVGVREHSGVKYGFCAQYCLDLFDSDPDRFAQPVSDLTGQISPVRSEEQSFTDPVCGMTVTAESAACSHTHDGITYHFCAEHCLRKFKTDPGAYLGKDDYAGMPAGYDGGSTKYTCPMDLEVIQDGPGSCPVCGMALEPIEVTLEEEENPELIYMSRRFWWSLAMTVPIVVIAMGEMVFGWDLVSPWAGKWIQLVLATAVVLWGGKPFFERAWASVVNKNLNMFTLIGMGTGVAYGYSLVAALFPDIFPAAFRGLGGEVAVYFEAAAMIITLVLLGQVLELKARDKTSGAIKALLGLAPKRARIVREDGTEEDIPLEQVQPGDRLRVRPGEKIPVDGSVVEGTSSVDESMVTGEPMPVEKRSGDSVIGATVNGTGSFLMEAQRVGGDTLLSQIIQMVSEAQRSRAPIQSLADRVASFFVPAVVGISIVTFIVWALFGPEPKMAYAVVNAVAVLIIACPCALGLATPMSIMVGIGKGATGGVLIKNAEALETMEKVNTLVVDKTGTLTEGKPVLTAVEVSGGTDEDELLRMVASVEQASEHPLGEAIVEAAVEKGLKLTRVEQFNSATGKGITGRIDGQVVAVGNRRFFRDLGIELGQLVEKGDAHRRGGETVMFVAVDGEAAGIFTVGDLVKETTPATITRLRRDGIHLVMLTGDNRTTAEAVARRLGIDEVHAQVLPDEKNQTIARLHSEGRVVAMAGDGINDAPALAQADIGIAMGTGTDVAMESAEITLVNGDLTGIVRARELSRRTMRNIRQNLFWAFVYNSVGVPVAAGILYPFFGILLSPIIAAAAMSFSSVSVIGNALRLRNLKFEQTA
- a CDS encoding heavy metal-associated domain-containing protein; its protein translation is MRIEREVRMRLINGVIILATACAFVGCGEAKAHTDVDLPTMQCSMCKKTIETALADVQGITKAEVDMEKKVAHITYKASVIDLATIEKTIATVGYQANEMPADPEAYSDLDKCCKLPSSN
- the yajC gene encoding preprotein translocase subunit YajC, with translation MDFLYGQTGGAAGGGFLGFLPFILIMFVIYFLMIRPQMKQQKEKKEMLTNLKKGDKVVTSGGIHGTVAGFKEKDSIVILSVGKNVDLRVSKSAVAGLAGSKKEN
- the def gene encoding peptide deformylase, with amino-acid sequence MVRLPVVIYGDNILRRKMMPVQNFEEATELVDDMFDTMYEEDGIGLAANQIARDLNLMVVDITHTDEWDIPFAFVNGEILERWGESVMEEGCLSLPEIRVEVKRAEKVRFAYQDLNGEKHVNEYTGLMARVIQHEMDHLNGRVIVDHASPLQKQRFSSRLKELESGHGGLIRSSS